Proteins found in one Lycium ferocissimum isolate CSIRO_LF1 chromosome 6, AGI_CSIRO_Lferr_CH_V1, whole genome shotgun sequence genomic segment:
- the LOC132058829 gene encoding UTP--glucose-1-phosphate uridylyltransferase: MATATLSPSDTEKLTNLKSAVASLNQISENEKSGFINLVGRYLSGEAQHIDWSKIQTPTDEVVVPYDKLAPLSEDPAETKKLLDKLVVLKLNGGLGTTMGCTGPKSVIEVRNGLTFLDLIVKQIEALNAKFGCSVPLLLMNSFNTHDDTLKIVEKYANSNIDIHTFNQSQYPRLVIEDFAPLPCKGNSGKDGWYPPGHGDVFPSLMNSGKLDALLAKGKEYVFVANSDNLGAIVDLKILNHLIQNKNEYCMEVTPKTLADVKGGTLISYEGKVQLLEIAQVPDEHVNEFKSIEKFKIFNTNNLWVNLSAIKRLVEADALKMEIIPNPKEVDGVKVLQLETAAGAAIKFFDRAIGANVPRSRFLPVKATSDLLLVQSDLYTLTDEGYVIRNPARSNPSNPSIELGPEFKKVANFLGRFKSIPSIIDLDSLKVTGDVWFGSGVTLKGKVSVAAKSGVKLEIPDGAVIANKDINGPEDI, encoded by the exons ATGGCTACAGCAACTCTCTCTCCTTCAGATACCGAAAAACTCACCAATCTCAAATCTGCTGTCGCTTCCCTTAACCAAATCAG tgAAAATGAGAAATCTGGATTTATTAACCTTGTCGGTCGCTATCTAAG TGGTGAAGCACAACACATTGACTGGAGTAAGATCCAGACGCCGACTGATGAGGTGGTGGTGCCTTATGACAAGTTAGCACCTCTTTCTGAAG ATCCCGCAGAGACTAAGAAGCTTTTGGACAAACTTGTTGTCCTGAAGCTCAATGGAGGCTTGGGAACAACAATGGGATGCACTGGTCCCAA aTCAGTTATTGAAGTTCGTAATGGTTTGACATTCCTTGACTTGATTGTCAAGCAAATTGAG GCCCTCAATGCCAAGTTTGGATGCAGTGTTCCCCTGCTTTTGATGAATTCATTCAACACCCATGATGATACACTGAAG ATTGTAGAAAAATATGCAAACTCAAACATTGATATTCATACATTCAATCAG AGCCAGTACCCCCGCCTGGTTATTGAAGACTTTGCCCCACTTCCATGCAAAGGAAATTCTGGAAAAGACGGATG GTACCCTCCAGGTCATGGTGATGTTTTCCCTTCTTTGATGAATAGTGGAAAGCTTGATGCACTACTAGCAAAG GGCAAGGAATATGTCTTTGTTGCAAACTCAGATAACTTGGGCGCCATTGTTGATTTGA AAATCCTAAATCATTTGATCCAGAACAAGAATGAGTATTGCATGGAG GTTACACCCAAAACTTTAGCTGATGTCAAAGGTGGCACCTTAATCTCTTATGAAGGAAAAGTACAG CTTCTGGAAATAGCACAAGTGCCTGATGAACAT GTCAATGAATTCAAGTCaattgaaaaattcaaaattttcaacaccaacaactT GTGGGTGAATCTGAGTGCTATTAAAAGACTTGTAGAAGCAGATGCACTCAAGATGGAGATTATTCCCAACCCGAAG GAAGTGGATGGGGTCAAAGTTCTTCAACTTGAAACTGCTGCCGGTGCTGCGATTAAG TTCTTTGACCGGGCAATTGGTGCTAATGTTCCTCGATCTCGTTTCCTTCCAGTGAAAGCAACTTCAGATCTGCTCCTTGTTCAG TCTGATCTTTACACCTTGACTGATGAGGGCTATGTCATCCGGAACCCGGCCAGGTCTAATCCATCTAACCCATCTATCGAGTTGGGACCTGAATTCAAGAAG GTGGCCAACTTCTTAGGTCGTTTCAAGTCTATTCCCAGCATCATTGATCTAGATAGCTTGAAGGTGACTGGTGATGTATGGTTCGGATCTGGCGTTACCCTGAAG GGGAAAGTGAGCGTTGCTGCCAAATCCGGAGTGAAGTTAGAAATTCCAGATGGCGCAGTGATTGCAAACAAG GATATCAATGGACCCGAGGATATATAG
- the LOC132058827 gene encoding E3 ubiquitin-protein ligase COP1-like isoform X2: MDKKRKMEQEEAETNLQILLEFLQCLRKQKVEELNEIQNDLQYIKEDINAVEKRRIELYRARGRYSAKMRMLVDDSSAMTARPSLRDKGGGAIVSSSLNSQEQGRVGTPRRNTDARAPGNSQLVQWKNDHHGGSDSQDPNQPGKSITRKRRVHAQFNELQDCYLQKRRYWARQSQKQGERVANLMNREGYSAGLEDFQSVLSTFTRYSRLRVVAELRHADLFHSVNIVSSIEFDRDDELFATAGVSRRIKVFEFSSVVNETAEAQCPVVEMSTRSKLSCLSWNKYTKNHLASSDYEGIVTVWDVTTRQSVMEYEEHEKRAWSIDFCRTEPSMLVSGSDDCKVKIWCTKQEASVITIDMKANICSVMYNPGSSAHVAVGSADHHIHYYDLRNISQPLHIFSGHRKAVSYVKFLSNYELASASTDSTLRLWDVKENVPLRTFKGHTNEKNFVGLTVNSEYLACGSETNEVFVYHKAISKPAARHRFVSDDQNDPDGDMGSFFISAVCWKRDSPAILTANSQGTIKALVLAA; encoded by the exons AtggacaagaaaagaaaaatggaacAAGAAGAAGCTGAAACAAATCTTCAGATTCTGCTTGAGTTTCTCCAGTGTTTAAGGAAGCAAAAAGTTGAAGAGCTTAATGAG ATCCAAAATGATCTCCAGTACATTAAAGAAGACATAAATGCTGTGGAGAAGCGTAGAATAGAGTTATATAGGGCAAGGGGTAGATATTCAGCAAAAATGAGAATGCTAGTCGATGATTCTTCTGCAATGACAGCCAGGCCTTCATTGAGAGATAAGGGAGGTGGTGCAATTGTTTCTAGTTCTCTCAATTCACAAGAACAAGGTCGTGTTGGCACTCCACGGAGGAACACCGATGCAAGAGCTCCCGGGAATTCTCAACTTGTGCAATGGAAGAATGACCACCACGGTGGATCAGATTCACAGGATCCTAATCAACCTGGAAAGTCAATAACAAGGAAAAGACGCGTTCATGCACAG TTCAATGAGCTTCAAGACTGTTACCTACAAAAGAGGCGCTATTGGGCAAGACAGTCACAGAAACAGGGAGAAAGGGTAGCAAATCTCATGAATAGAGAAGGTTATTCTGCGGGACTTGAGGATTTTCAATCTGTTCTGTCTACCTTTACGCGATACAG TCGGCTGCGAGTTGTTGCTGAACTCAGGCATGCTGACCTTTTCCACTCGGTCAATATTGTTTCAAG TATTGAATTTGACCGAGATGATGAATTGTTTGCTACTGCTGGGGTATCGCGAAGAATTAAGGTCTTCGAGTTTTCATCA GTGGTAAACGAAACAGCAGAAGCGCAATGTCCTGTTGTTGAAATGTCTACCCGATCCAAACTAAGTTGTTTGAGTTGGAACAAGTACACTAAAAACCACTTAGCAAGCAGTGACTATGAGGGCATAGTAACGGTTTGGGATGTTACGACTCGTCAG AGTGTGATGGAATATGAAGAGCATGAAAAACGAGCATGGAGTATTGACTTTTGTCGTACTGAACCTTCTATGCTTGTCTCTGGTAGTGATGATTGCAAG GTCAAAATTTGGTGCACGAAGCAGGAAGCCAGCGTTATTACCATTGACATGAAAGCTAACATTTGCTCGGTGATGTATAATCCGGGATCCAGCGCTCATGTAGCT GTGGGTTCTGCAGATCATCACATTCACTATTATGACTTGAGAAATATTAGCCAGCCACTGCACATTTTCAGTGGGCACCGTAAAGCTGTTTCATATGTAAAATTTTTATCCAACTATGAGCTAGCTTCTGCATCAACTGATAGTACATTGCGTTTGTGGGATGTCAAGGAGAACGTTCCT CTCCGTACTTTTAAAGGACATACGAATGAGAAGAACTTTGTAGGTCTTACAGTAAACAGCGAATACCTTGCATGTGGTAGTGAGACAAATGAAGTGTTTgtctatcacaag GCAATTTCTAAGCCAGCAGCTCGCCACAGATTTGTTTCTGACGATCAGAACGATCCAGATGGGGACATGGGATCATTTTTCATCAGTGCTGTTTGTTGGAAACGTGACAGCCCAGCGATTCTAACAGCAAACAGTCAAGGGACAATAAAAGCACTCGTTCTCGCTGCTTGA
- the LOC132060533 gene encoding uncharacterized protein LOC132060533 isoform X1 produces MNIEEDENDLVFYAIQKGMSMDNCSTWNMPKKHIDITKFKFLQLGKGKKNTKNRKRKIEMFHQMRINVMKNLLHTYMKNFPQKSAHFHEVEIHGPKEDQEIEVELKTLSVDLVQVILRSEL; encoded by the exons ATGAATATTGAAGAAGATGAGAATGATTTGGTTTTCTATGCCATTCAAAAAGGGATGTCTATGGATAATTGTTCAACATGGAACATGCCCAAGAAGCATATAGATATCACCAAGTTCAAATTCTTGCAGCTAGGAAAAGGGAAGAAGAATACAAAGAACAGAAAGAGGAAAATTGAGATGTTCCACCAG ATGAGGATCAATGTCATGAAGAACTTACTTCATACATACATGAAGAACTTTCCACAGAAGTCTGCTCATTTCCATGAAGTTGAAATTCATG GTCCTAAAGAagaccaagaaatagaagtagaATTGAAAACATTATCAGTTGATTTGGTCCAAGTCATTTTGAGATCTGAATTGTGA
- the LOC132058828 gene encoding tyrosine-protein phosphatase DSP1-like, whose amino-acid sequence MILWLLIFVLFAYVVFRYLCPEPYPEANMEFLNANGIRLYQFAIEGSKEPPLVNIPEEKIREALRVVLDEKNRPLLIHCKRGKHRTGSLVGCLRKLQKWCLTSIFDEYQRYAAEKARVSDLRFMELFDISGFKQPSTFSSHSKN is encoded by the exons atgATCTTATGGCTattgatttttgttttgtttgcatATGTTGTGTTTAGATATTTGTGTCCGGAGCCATATCCTGAAGCTAATATGGAGTTCCTAAATGCGAATGGAATTCGGCTTTACCAGTTCGCCATTGAAGGATCCAAG GAGCCACCACTGGTCAACATCCCAGaggaaaaaataagagaagCTTTGAGAGTTGTCCTTG ATGAAAAGAACCGCCCTCTGTTAATTCACTGCAAAAGAGGAAAG CACCGAACTGGTAGCCTTGTGGGGTGCCTCAGAAAATTACAGAAATGGTGCCTCACCTCAATTTTTGATGAGTACCAAAGGTACGCTGCTGAGAAAGCTAGAGTATCAGATCTGAGGTTCATGGAGTTGTTTGACATTTCCGGCTTCAAGCAGCCATCGACATTCTCTTCACATTCCAAGAATTAA
- the LOC132058827 gene encoding E3 ubiquitin-protein ligase COP1-like isoform X1, with protein sequence MGGGERNSIGALVPTVKSEPVNAGETSAPAAAAPAAMAVAVTVVKEEVTAEKEVELEVDKDMLCPICMQIIKDAFLTACGHSFCYMCIVTHLQNKSDCPCCSHYLTTKHLYPNFLLNKLLMKRSARQIAKSATPVEQLRQAIQQGCEVSVKELDSLLSLLMDKKRKMEQEEAETNLQILLEFLQCLRKQKVEELNEIQNDLQYIKEDINAVEKRRIELYRARGRYSAKMRMLVDDSSAMTARPSLRDKGGGAIVSSSLNSQEQGRVGTPRRNTDARAPGNSQLVQWKNDHHGGSDSQDPNQPGKSITRKRRVHAQFNELQDCYLQKRRYWARQSQKQGERVANLMNREGYSAGLEDFQSVLSTFTRYSRLRVVAELRHADLFHSVNIVSSIEFDRDDELFATAGVSRRIKVFEFSSVVNETAEAQCPVVEMSTRSKLSCLSWNKYTKNHLASSDYEGIVTVWDVTTRQSVMEYEEHEKRAWSIDFCRTEPSMLVSGSDDCKVKIWCTKQEASVITIDMKANICSVMYNPGSSAHVAVGSADHHIHYYDLRNISQPLHIFSGHRKAVSYVKFLSNYELASASTDSTLRLWDVKENVPLRTFKGHTNEKNFVGLTVNSEYLACGSETNEVFVYHKAISKPAARHRFVSDDQNDPDGDMGSFFISAVCWKRDSPAILTANSQGTIKALVLAA encoded by the exons ATGGGAGGAGGAGAGCGTAATTCAATAGGAGCTTTAGTGCCGACGGTTAAATCGGAGCCGGTGAATGCCGGAGAAACTTCAGCTCCGGCAGCAGCCGCTCCGGCGGCGATGGCGGTGGCGGTGACGGTTGTTAAGGAGGAAGTGACGGCGGAGAAGGAAGTGGAACTGGAAGTGGATAAGGATATGTTGTGTCCAATATGTATGCAAATTATAAAGGATGCATTTCTAACAGCGTGTGGACATAGTTTTTGTTATATGTGTATTGTTACTCATCTTCAGAACAAAAGTGATTGTCCTTGTTGCTCTCATTACTTGACTACTAAGCACCTTTATCCTAATTTTCTTCTCAATAAG TTATTGATGAAGAGATCTGCTCGCCAAATCGCCAAAAGTGCTACACCTGTGGAACAACTTCGCCAGGCAATACAGCAG GGATGCGAGGTGTCCGTTAAAGAGCTGGATAGTCTATTATCACTTCTTAtggacaagaaaagaaaaatggaacAAGAAGAAGCTGAAACAAATCTTCAGATTCTGCTTGAGTTTCTCCAGTGTTTAAGGAAGCAAAAAGTTGAAGAGCTTAATGAG ATCCAAAATGATCTCCAGTACATTAAAGAAGACATAAATGCTGTGGAGAAGCGTAGAATAGAGTTATATAGGGCAAGGGGTAGATATTCAGCAAAAATGAGAATGCTAGTCGATGATTCTTCTGCAATGACAGCCAGGCCTTCATTGAGAGATAAGGGAGGTGGTGCAATTGTTTCTAGTTCTCTCAATTCACAAGAACAAGGTCGTGTTGGCACTCCACGGAGGAACACCGATGCAAGAGCTCCCGGGAATTCTCAACTTGTGCAATGGAAGAATGACCACCACGGTGGATCAGATTCACAGGATCCTAATCAACCTGGAAAGTCAATAACAAGGAAAAGACGCGTTCATGCACAG TTCAATGAGCTTCAAGACTGTTACCTACAAAAGAGGCGCTATTGGGCAAGACAGTCACAGAAACAGGGAGAAAGGGTAGCAAATCTCATGAATAGAGAAGGTTATTCTGCGGGACTTGAGGATTTTCAATCTGTTCTGTCTACCTTTACGCGATACAG TCGGCTGCGAGTTGTTGCTGAACTCAGGCATGCTGACCTTTTCCACTCGGTCAATATTGTTTCAAG TATTGAATTTGACCGAGATGATGAATTGTTTGCTACTGCTGGGGTATCGCGAAGAATTAAGGTCTTCGAGTTTTCATCA GTGGTAAACGAAACAGCAGAAGCGCAATGTCCTGTTGTTGAAATGTCTACCCGATCCAAACTAAGTTGTTTGAGTTGGAACAAGTACACTAAAAACCACTTAGCAAGCAGTGACTATGAGGGCATAGTAACGGTTTGGGATGTTACGACTCGTCAG AGTGTGATGGAATATGAAGAGCATGAAAAACGAGCATGGAGTATTGACTTTTGTCGTACTGAACCTTCTATGCTTGTCTCTGGTAGTGATGATTGCAAG GTCAAAATTTGGTGCACGAAGCAGGAAGCCAGCGTTATTACCATTGACATGAAAGCTAACATTTGCTCGGTGATGTATAATCCGGGATCCAGCGCTCATGTAGCT GTGGGTTCTGCAGATCATCACATTCACTATTATGACTTGAGAAATATTAGCCAGCCACTGCACATTTTCAGTGGGCACCGTAAAGCTGTTTCATATGTAAAATTTTTATCCAACTATGAGCTAGCTTCTGCATCAACTGATAGTACATTGCGTTTGTGGGATGTCAAGGAGAACGTTCCT CTCCGTACTTTTAAAGGACATACGAATGAGAAGAACTTTGTAGGTCTTACAGTAAACAGCGAATACCTTGCATGTGGTAGTGAGACAAATGAAGTGTTTgtctatcacaag GCAATTTCTAAGCCAGCAGCTCGCCACAGATTTGTTTCTGACGATCAGAACGATCCAGATGGGGACATGGGATCATTTTTCATCAGTGCTGTTTGTTGGAAACGTGACAGCCCAGCGATTCTAACAGCAAACAGTCAAGGGACAATAAAAGCACTCGTTCTCGCTGCTTGA
- the LOC132060533 gene encoding uncharacterized protein LOC132060533 isoform X2: MNIEEDENDLVFYAIQKGMSMDNCSTWNMPKKHIDITKFKFLQLGKGKKNTKNRKRKIEMFHQMRINVMKNLLHTYMKNFPQKSAHFHEVEIHDITSIYTHNKQCAANPTSSFFR; this comes from the exons ATGAATATTGAAGAAGATGAGAATGATTTGGTTTTCTATGCCATTCAAAAAGGGATGTCTATGGATAATTGTTCAACATGGAACATGCCCAAGAAGCATATAGATATCACCAAGTTCAAATTCTTGCAGCTAGGAAAAGGGAAGAAGAATACAAAGAACAGAAAGAGGAAAATTGAGATGTTCCACCAG ATGAGGATCAATGTCATGAAGAACTTACTTCATACATACATGAAGAACTTTCCACAGAAGTCTGCTCATTTCCATGAAGTTGAAATTCATG ACATAACTTCTATATATACCCACAACAAGCAATGCGCGGCCAATCCCACGAGTTCCTTTTTCAGATAA